A DNA window from Rhineura floridana isolate rRhiFlo1 chromosome 11, rRhiFlo1.hap2, whole genome shotgun sequence contains the following coding sequences:
- the ZFHX2 gene encoding zinc finger homeobox protein 2 isoform X2 produces the protein MDAPSNSASSSSSCPSAAVPPADRQDDRAVVWPAQDSPASPATKEPPLLDPSSSNSPSPQETMRPCSSPQAALGSAKLPAAILSAPLLQADCGLVTPNPSLFPQATPPGDGQKQEPEDYREEEEDGGRKAQLFFSAEGSAYLLSGGYVLLPKGSPSTTASQVSILHVQRGGGPNQGFMSTDQMSQNTSTPGEWTPHGAFYSYRLARAPTRTTSAKNAPTKPKDAPTALVEDEENLKGEANLGQEEELLESPIWLCLICHLSFCQGHSLATHAHVAHGVQLSTDECQTLSRGVSAVFQGTTLGFLEPNNPTTEADLNARMCSRWVNVTVEEEGSPERQCEPSDAKDSRVGGTHWAKGGMEDKPEEEKEEEEAASAVVAENKKEEGRLLPDQSSLGQSPPTGVHTPLSESPLKNANSDDATVHIGSPKEVVDVELANEAVGLANQGVNTELAHGVAPLELAGGINSSGLATKVQNDSLANNLDVGRVGLTHDVGAAESTHTAGNVGMASDIGNIGFEVNNGISNSSHNGGHSLAFGEDFTAMAYSGLTLSGHMSLLHSRNSCKTLKCPKCNWHYKYQQTLDVHMKEKHPENNSHCAYCSTGGPHPRLARGESYNCGYKPYRCEACNYSTTTKGNLSIHMQSDKHLANLQGYQATGGGGPPSAAPPAAPTPSSPEEKESKGKSSWQCKVCSYETNISRNLRIHMTSEKHMQNMLLLHQGLPLALPGLLGQGQVSPGGKAQPELFQFYGTQALGHSHHSHPHHTHSGGSSALRGDKPMDQTQLLLNGGFPHLNTTGRKMAALGSAPASLSPEPSPPSPLLPSSASDLVTPQRLFGCLVCQVFSTDSLEALLRHASAPRSLPEAEWKEVSGDLHRCRLCAYGTQLKANFQLHLKTDKHALKYQLAAHLREGGVIGAHMGAELPLGPPLHLHCNLCEYETNSKEKMRLHVAGTGHQEALQGYKFLLEMEATLAAPSGPEPSQFRCLLCNVDALNRLAMIQHLRSPQHRDTHGQWRLQLLQNGEGTPGLERYVCFAPANSADNGPAGKETVPGASSPAKETQKKAQTPGSDETETKAGGVGDITVFCCPYCNYVDQSAEAVRAHTITQHAVQPKFRCPLCQEQLVGRTNLHFHLSHIHNVVPECVEKLLLVATTVEMTFLTKVVPGLNLPPDPPKPGGTPSSEQGARNEPESPLAAPSTGEKTPPAPALCPETTPPPLPPPPLPPAISPAQPPDPPEKPPPASSTPPPVAPPEFEDEESPRPNASPEEQLLPSHILTEFHEASPLALPNQDPRHPLSYRKATNFALDKFLDPARPYKCTVCKESFTQKNILLVHYNSVSHLHKMKKASSDPSVPSRSEPGMPGVLQPSSDKPYKCTTCRVSYNQSSTLEIHMRSVLHQTRSRVAKMEAAGKVELASAESEPPSETPLETDAPKLLETGCVQVPALPFLAPSAELQRFPTPIFTPPLLPPFPLVPESLLKLQQQQQQLLLPFYLHDLKVAPKLALAAPALALPTTAPVLLPPLPAKEEQAPAAAGSSKPEPTEEAEAEEAEGSQPGNEASRTAAKALLENFGFELVIQYNEGKQPAAAAPAIPPRPPAGKLLCGTCRKQFSNMLILKTHEEHVHRRFLPFEALNRYAAQFRKSYDSMYPPPPALPIETTTASAATTTAVVATETTTVTVTPASLPLEIPPLCPPFLMQPMPVVVPPPESETPHVSPECLKPLWFRGEDEEGGSVSGVLDPSRGGFPSTRRFSRTKFTEFQSQALQSFFESSAYPKDGEVERLSVLLGLPNRVIVVWFQNARQKARKCGGSETSVGSGGAVAQPSCKKCQTSFRCIFELVRHLKKCYNDQPEDGDGDGIEEENDAPEEEEQEEEEEEQQEQQQQEPSGTDGEVKIDGAGDKPLEEERTAAPPESSNTHPCDQCTAKFSTVDLLNIHRVSHIPATAPPPAPAAPQPPLELAPLAFGERAAHLDSSRAQKRKHEDGSLSPTGSECASVVGGDSEPPRDKRLRTTILPEQLEILYRWYMQDSNPTRKMLDCISEEVGLKKRVVQVWFQNTRARERKGQFRCNTSTTNPTSKPSPMLPSAFPKFNPPPRDPPVHYGAAFTPSLPAVSLQLPTAKPEVLADPQTQEEAAEEEVPKENEDRSLSGGELSDSSSSSSSSLADLDFSGSRQSRGMDGGLGGMHDSLGQRRYRTQMSSLQLKIMKVCYEAYRTPTMQECEVLGEEIGLPKRVIQVWFQNARAKEKKAKAASGSEEGLLGTPAQSECPYCEVKYDFYVSCRGHLFSRGHLARLKEAIKAQLKNESKCYELVPDKGMPSPTRLGASMPPTTVPSSLGSMAPFAPGPSSSSVGVLSTPLASTQPGAPLPQRHTPEPAQLGPSAEPAPAPDTAPSDSQADPTSGSAQEPSLSSTAMVKNLKTLKATVPALLGGQFLPFPLPAATAAAPSLFGAQLPGAYFQQLYGMKKGLFPMNPVIPQTLMGLLPSPLLPTSTPEPPVEVSEAPGISTVDVTHQYLCRQCKAAFESEGAAAAHQAAFCYFGSHPPAAPPPLRVPVCTYHCLACEVLVSGREALGSHLRSSAHRRKAGSNAATASVFAKEESKLPHSDSNPKSNATSTTLLAL, from the exons ATGGACGCCCCCTCTaactctgcctcctcctcctcctcttgtccCTCCGCTGCTGTCCCCCCGGCCGACAGGCAGGATGACAGGGCCGTGGTTTGGCCCGCTCAGGACTCTCCTGCCTCTCCAGCCACCAAAGAACCCCCCCTCTTGGACCCTTCCTCCTCCaactccccctctccccaggaaACCATGAGGCCCTGCTCTAGTCCCCAAGCAGCACTCGGCTCTGCGAAGCTCCCAGCAGCCATCTTATCTGCACCGCTACTCCAAGCAGACTGCGGCCTGGTGACACCAAACCCCTCACTTTTTCCCCAAGCAACACCTCCTGGAGATGGGCAGAAGCAAGAACCAGAAGACtacagagaggaggaagaggatggtgGACGCAAGGCCCAGCTCTTCTTCTCTGCCGAGGGCTCGGCctaccttctcagtggtggctatGTTCTCTTACCAAAgggctccccaagcaccacagcTTCCCAGGTGTCCATCCTCCACGTCCAGCGCGGTGGAGGCCCTAACCAAGGCTTTATGTCTACTGACCAAATGTCCCAGAATACCTCAACGCCAGGCGAGTGGACCCCTCATGGCGCCTTCTACAGTTACCGACTGGCCAGGGCCCCCACTCGAACCACATCTGCCAAAAACGCTCCCACCAAACCCAAAGATGCCCCCACCGCCCTCGTGGAGGATGAGGAAAACCTCAAAGGGGAAGCCAACCTTGGCCAAGAAGAGGAGCTCCTGGAGTCACCCATCTGGCTTTGCCTAATATGCCACCTCTCTTTCTGCCAGGGCCATTCCTTGGCCACTCATGCCCATGTGGCCCATGGGGTGCAGCTGAGCACTGACGAATGCCAGACCCTCTCCAGAGGGGTTTCTGCCGTGTTCCAGGGTACCACACTTGGCTTCCTAGAACCAAATAATCCCACCACCGAGGCAGACCTCAATGCCAGAATGTGTAGCAGATGGGTGAATGtaacagtggaggaggaggggagcccAGAAAGACAATGTGAGCCATCAGATGCCAAAGATTCAAGGGTCGGTGGCACACACTGGGCAAAGGGGGGCATGGAGGACAaaccagaagaagaaaaggaggaggaggaggcagcatcagcagtggtggctgaaaacaagaaagaggaggggaggcTTCTCCCAGACCAAAGCTCACTCGGCCAAAGCCCACCCACGGGTGTTCACACCCCACTCTCAGAGTCCCCGCTGAAGAATGCCAACAGCGACGATGCCACAGTTCACATTGGGTCGCCCAAGGAAGTCGTTGACGTGGAGTTGGCCAACGAAGCTGTTGGGTTGGCCAACCAAGGTGTCAATACAGAATTGGCTCATGGTGTTGCTCCCCTTGAATTAGCTGGCGGAATCAACAGCTCTGGGTTGGCCACCAAGGTTCAAAACGACAGCCTAGCTAACAACTTGGATGTTGGTAGGGTTGGGTTGACCCATGACGTCGGTGCTGCTGAGTCGACACATACTGCTGGTAACGTTGGGATGGCCAGCGATATTGGTAACATTGGGTTTGAGGTCAACAATGGGATAAGCAACAGCAGTCACAACGGAGGGCATTCCCTTGCCTTTGGGGAAGATTTTACAGCCATGGCCTACTCTGGGTTGACTCTATCCGGCCACATGTCCTTGCTTCATTCGCGCAACTCCTGCAAGACTCTTAAATGTCCAAAGTGCAACTGGCATTATAAATACCAGCAAACCTTAGATGTGCATATGAAGGAGAAGCACCCTGAAAACAACAGCCACTGTGCTTACTGTAGCACGGGGGGACCTCACCCTCGCTTGGCCAGAGGCGAGAGCTACAACTGCGGCTACAAGCCGTACCGCTGCGAGGCCTGTAACTATTCCACCACTACCAAGGGCAACCTCAGCATCCACATGCAATCTGACAAGCACTTGGCCAACTTGCAGGGCTACCAGGCCACAGGAGGAGGCGGGCCCCCCTCAGCGGCCCCTCCGGCAGCGCCGACCCCATCCTCCCCTGAGGAGAAGGAGTCGAAAGGCAAATCCTCCTGGCAGTGCAAAGTCTGCAGCTATGAGACCAACATCTCCCGCAACCTGCGGATCCACATGACATCAGAGAAGCACATGCAGAACATGCTCTTGCTCCATCAAGGGCTGCCTTTGGCACTGCCCGGACTGCTGGGGCAAGGCCAAGTCTCGCCAGGAGGCAAGGCGCAGCCAGAGCTCTTCCAGTTCTATGGGACGCAGGCCCTTGGCCATTCCCATCACTCCCATCCCCACCATACTCACTCTGGGGGAAGCTCGGCCCTACGGGGGGACAAGCCCATGGACCAAACCCAGCTCTTACTCAACGGAGGCTTCCCACACCTCAACACTACTGGTAGGAAGATGGCTGCCTTGGGGTCAG cccCTGCGTCACTCTCTCCGGAGCCATCGCCACCATCCCCTTTGCTACCCTCTTCTGCGTCAGACCTGGTGACTCCCCAGAGGTTGTTTGGCTGCCTGGTGTGCCAAGTTTTCAGCACGGACAGCCTCGAGGCGCTCCTGAGGCACGCATCAGCCCCGCGCTCCTTGCCTGAGGCTGAGTGGAAGGAGGTGTCTGGTGACTTGCACCGGTGCAGACTCTGTGCTTATGGCACCCAGCTGAAGGCCAACTTCCAGCTTCACCTCAAGACGGACAAACATGCCTTGAAATACCAGCTGGCAGCCCACCTGCGCGAAGGGGGTGTCATTGGAGCCCACATGGGGGCGGAGCTTCCCCTTGGCCCGCCCCTTCACCTGCACTGCAACCTCTGTGAATATGAGACCAATAGCAAGGAGAAAATGCGGCTGCATGTGGCAGGGACTGGCCACCAGGAGGCGCTGCAAGGTTACAAG TTCCTCTTGGAAATGGAGGCCACATTGGCGGCACCATCAGGCCCCGAACCTTCCCAGTTCCGCTGTCTCCTGTGTAATGTGGATGCTCTGAACCGTCTGGCAATGATCCAGCACCTCCGTTCCCCCCAGCACCGTGACACCCATGGCCAGTGGCGCCTCCAGCTACTCCAGAACGGGGAAGGAACTCCAGGTCTCGAGAGATATGTCTGCTTTGCTCCGGCAAATTCCGCTGATAACGGCCCTGCAG GCAAAGAAACTGTGCCAGGGGCCTCATCTCCTGCAAAAGAAACACAGAAAAAAGCCCAGACTCCTG GTTCTGATGAGACCGAAACGAAAGCTGGAGGTGTGGGCGACATCACA GTCTTCTGCTGCCCCTATTGCAACTACGTTGACCAATCAGCAGAAGCTGTGCGGGCTCACACAATCACCCAGCATGCCGTGCAGCCCAAGTTCCGGTGCCCGCTCTGCCAGGAGCAGCTGGTGGGCCGTACCAATCTCCACTTCCACCTCAGCCACATTCACAATGTGGTGCCCGAATGCGTGGAGAAGCTCTTGCTGGTG GCCACGACTGTGGAAATGACCTTTCTCACCAAAGTTGTTCCTGGCCTCAACCTCCCTCCTGACCCACCAAAGCCAGGTGGGACACCCAGCTCAGAACAAGGGGCTAGGAATGAACCCGAAAGCCCCCTTGCAG CACCATCTACAGGGGAGAAAACTCCTCCAGCTCCTgcgctttgccctgaaacaactcctcctcctctgccgcctcctcctcttccacctgCCATCTCCCCAGCTCAACCTCCTGACCCTCCAGAAAAGCCACCCCCTGCCTCTTCAACTCCTCCTCCAGTTGCTCCTCCGGAGTTTGAAGATGAAGAATCTCCTCGTCCAAATGCCTCACCTGAGGAACAGCTGCTGCCCTCACACATATTGACTGAGTTCCATGAGGCCTCGCCACTTGCCCTACCCAACCAAGATCCCCGCCACCCTCTGTCCTATCGCAAGGCAACCAATTTTGCCTTAGATAAGTTCCTGGACCCAGCCCGTCCATATAAATGCACGGTATgcaaggagtctttcacacagaAGAACATCCTCCTGGTGCACTACAACTCTGTCTCCCACCTGCACAAGATGAAGAAAGCCTCATCTGACCCTTCAGTGCCATCTCGGAGTgagccaggcatgccaggggTTCTCCAGCCATCCTCGGATAAGCCCTACAAGTGTACCACCTGCCGCGTCTCGTACAACCAGAGCTCCACGTTGGAGATCCACATGCGCTCTGTTCTGCACCAGACCCGTTCCCGCGTGGCTAAGATGGAAGCCGCCGGCAAAGTGGAGCTGGCGTCCGCCGAATCGGAGCCCCCAAGTGAAACGCCGCTGGAAACGGATGCCCCCAAGCTCCTGGAGACAGGCTGTGTGCAGGTGCCGGCTCTCCCATTTTTGGCACCCTCTGCAGAACTACAGCGCTTCCCCACGCCCATATTTACTCCGCCGCTGCTGCCGCCCTTCCCATTGGTGCCAGAGTCCCTTCTGAaactgcagcagcaacagcagcagctacTGCTGCCCTTTTATTTACATGATCTCAAGGTGGCCCCCAAGCTGGCTTTAGCAGCCCCAGCGCTGGCCCTCCCAACCACAGCACCTGTGCTGCTGCCACCTCTGCCAGCCAAGGAAGAACAGGCACCGGCAGCAGCCGGCAGCTCCAAACCGGAGCCTACCGAAGAGGCTGAAGCAGAGGAGGCCGAGGGGAGCCAGCCAGGGAATGAAGCATCTCGCACAGCAGCCAAAGCCCTTCTAGAGAACTTTGGATTTGAGCTGGTGATCCAGTACAATGAGGGCAAGCAGCCTGCAGCAGCTGCTCCAGCcatccccccacgccccccagcAGGCAAGCTGCTGTGCGGCACCTGCAGGAAGCAGTTTTCCAACATGCTCATCCTGAAAACGCATGAGGAGCATGTGCACCGGCGGTTCCTGCCTTTTGAGGCACTCAATCGCTATGCTGCTCAGTTCCGAAAGAGCTATGACAGCATGTATCCACCGCCACCGGCACTCCCGATTGAGACTACCACTGCCTCCGCTGCCACCACAACCGCCGTTGTCGCCACAGAGACGACCACAGTCACCGTTACGCCAGCCTCCCTGCCTCTAGAGATCCCCCCCCTCTGCCCTCCTTTTTTAATGCAACCTATGCCTGTGGTGGTACCACCACCGGAAAGCGAGACTCCTCACGTGTCTCCTGAATGCTTGAAACCTCTGTGGTTTCGgggggaggatgaggaaggtggcAGTGTATCTGGGGTTCTCGATCCCTCCCGTGGGGGGTTTCCCTCAACCCGACGCTTCTCCCGCACCAAATTCACTGAGTTCCAATCTCAAGCTCTGCAGTCCTTTTTTGAGTCCAGCGCATACCCCAAAGATGGCGAGGTCGAGCGGCTCTCAGTGCTCTTGGGCTTGCCTAATAGAGTCATTGTGGTCTGGTTCCAAAATGCCCGCCAGAAGGCTCGGAAGTGTGGAGGAAGTGAAACCAGCGTGGGCAGTGGAGGCGCCGTAGCGCAGCCCTCctgcaagaaatgccagacatctttTCGCTGCATCTTTGAACTCGTGCGCCACCTTAAGAAGTGTTACAATGACCAGCCAGAGGATGGGGATGGAGATGGTATTGAGGAAGAGAATGACGCCCCtgaggaagaggaacaggaggaggaagaggaggagcagcaggagcaacagcagcaggagccTTCAGGGACTGATGGAGAAGTGAAGATTGATGGTGCTGGAGACAAACCTCTGGAGGAAGAGCGAACAGCAGCCCCGCCAGAAAGCTCAAACACCCATCCCTGTGACCAGTGCACAGCCAAATTCTCAACCGTTGACCTCCTCAATATCCACCGTGTCAGCCACATCCCAGCAACTGCTCCTCCACCAGCCCCTGCTGCCCCCCAGCCTCCCTTGGAGTTGGCCCCGCTGGCGTTTGGTGAGCGTGCTGCCCACCTGGACTCCTCCCGTGCACAGAAACGGAAGCATGAGGATGGGAGCTTGTCTCCCACTGGGAGTGAGTGTGCCAGTGTGGTAGGCGGGGACAGTGAGCCCCCGCGGGACAAGCGCCTGCGCACCACCATTTTGCCAGAGCAGCTGGAGATTCTGTATCGCTGGTACATGCAGGACTCCAATCCGACACGGAAGATGCTCGACTGTATCTCTGAAGAAGTTGGGCTCAAAAAGAGGGTTGTCCAAGTGTGGTTCCAGAACACAAGAGCCCGTGAGAGAAAGGGCCAGTTCCGGTGTAACACCAGCACCACCAACCCAACCAGTAAGCCCTCACCCATGCTCCCTTCCGCCTTCCCAAAGTTCAACCCTCCACCACGAGATCCACCCGTCCACTATGGTGCTGCGTTCACCCCCAGCCTCCCTGCAGTGAGCTTACAGCTACCTACGGCTAAGCCAGAAGTTCTTGCTGATCCACAAACGCAGGAAGAAGCGGCTGAAGAAGAGGTGCCGAAGGAGAACGAAGACCGGAGCCTGTCGGGAGGGGAGCTGAGCGACTCGTCATCCTCATCGTCGTCTTCGCTGGCTGATCTGGATTTCTCCGGCAGCCGGCAGAGTCGAGGGATGGATGGCGGGCTGGGAGGCATGCATGACTCTCTGGGCCAGCGCCGATATCGCACGCAGATGTCCAGCCTCCAGCTTAAGATCATGAAGGTTTGTTACGAGGCCTACCGAACTCCCACCATGCAGGAGTGTGAGGTGCTGGGCGAGGAGATAGGGCTGCCCAAACGAGTGATTCAGGTGTGGTTTCAGAATGCCAGGGCCAAGGAGAAAAAGGCTAAGGCTGCGAGCGGCAGTGAGGAGGGCCTTCTTGGCACTCCAGCTCAGTCCGAGTGTCCCTACTGTGAAGTCAAGTATGATTTTTACGTGTCCTGCCGCGGACACCTCTTCTCCCGTGGCCACCTAGCCCGACTCAAGGAGGCCATCAAGGCCCAGCTCAAGAACGAGAGCAAGTGCTATGAGCTTGTGCCAGACAAAGGGATGCCATCCCCAACCAGACTGGGTGCCTCTATGCCTCCAACAACTGTGCCATCTTCCCTTGGGAGCATGGCCCCCTTTGCGCCAG gcccttcctcttcctctgtggGGGTTCTGAGCACCCCTTTGGCCTCCACCCAGCCGGGGGCCCCCTTACCTCAGCGCCACACGCCGGAACCAGCCCAGCTTGGCCCCTCCGCAGAGCCGGCACCTGCTCCAGATACCGCCCCGAGCGACAGTCAGGCAGACCCCACGTCAGGCTCAGCCCAGGAACCCTCCTTGTCGTCCACTGCCATGGTGAAAAACCTCAAGACGTTGAAGGCCACAGTGCCGGCCTTGCTGGGTGGTCAGTTCCTGCCCTTCCCGTTgccggcagcaacagcagcagcccctTCACTATTTGGAGCACAGCTGCCCGGGGCCTACTTCCAGCAGCTTTACGGCATGAAGAAGGGTCTATTCCCCATGAACCCCGTCATACCTCAGACACTTATGGGGCTGCTGCCCAGTCCCCTGCTCCCAACATCCACGCCAGAGCCACCCGTCGAGGTGTCTGAGGCCCCTGGCATCTCTACGGTTGACGTGACTCACCAGTACCTTTGCCGCCAGTGCAAGGCAGCCTTTGAGAGCGAAGGGGCCGCTGCCGCCCACCAGGCTGCTTTCTGCTACTTTGGGAGCCATCCCCCAGCGGCCCCACCCCCGCTGCGTGTGCCTGTGTGCACCTACCACTGCCTGGCCTGCGAGGTGCTTGTGAGTGGGCGTGAGGCACTGGGGTCCCACCTGCGCTCCAGTGCTCACCGGCGCAAGGCCGGATCCAACGCAGCAACTGCATCGGTGTTTGCCAAAGAGGAATCCAAATTACCTCACTCGGACTCCAACCCAAAAAGTAATGCTACCTCTACGACACTACTAGCTTTATAG